From one Microbacterium sp. 10M-3C3 genomic stretch:
- the thrB gene encoding homoserine kinase, translating into MTGHDRSGSERSVVVRVPATSANLGPGFDTLGLALSVYDELEATLRAEPGVEVDVEGEGAASVARDESNLVVRAIAHAYAAVGRPLPGLRLRAHNVIPHGRGMGSSGAAVVSGLLAAKGLLAPEVELGDETLLRLATEMEGHPDNVAPALFGGLTIAWMDETGPQHKQLIVHRGVAPLVFVPEFTMSTSVARSLQPLHVPREDAVFNVSRSALLIAALTQSPELLMAATEDKLHQSYRAQAMPETDRLVRALRAEGFAAVVSGAGPSVLVLADGPGRRLEAARLAASVVDTPWEAHMLAVDVRGGTVRGNAGGSTFRT; encoded by the coding sequence ATGACCGGACACGACCGCAGCGGGAGCGAGCGCTCGGTCGTCGTGCGCGTGCCCGCCACGAGCGCGAACCTCGGACCGGGCTTCGACACGCTCGGGCTCGCCCTGAGCGTGTACGACGAGCTCGAGGCGACGCTGCGTGCCGAGCCGGGCGTCGAGGTCGACGTCGAGGGCGAGGGCGCCGCATCCGTCGCGCGCGACGAGTCGAACCTCGTCGTGCGCGCGATCGCGCACGCCTACGCCGCCGTGGGGCGACCGCTCCCGGGCCTGCGGCTGCGGGCGCACAACGTCATCCCGCACGGGCGCGGCATGGGCTCCTCCGGCGCGGCCGTCGTGTCGGGGCTGCTCGCCGCGAAGGGCCTCCTCGCCCCCGAGGTCGAGCTCGGCGACGAGACGCTCCTGCGCCTGGCGACCGAGATGGAGGGGCACCCCGACAACGTCGCGCCCGCCCTGTTCGGCGGCCTGACGATCGCGTGGATGGACGAGACCGGGCCGCAGCACAAGCAGCTCATCGTGCACCGCGGTGTCGCGCCGCTCGTCTTCGTCCCGGAGTTCACGATGTCGACCTCCGTCGCGCGCAGCCTCCAGCCGCTGCACGTGCCCCGCGAGGACGCGGTGTTCAACGTGTCGCGGTCGGCGCTGCTCATCGCCGCGCTCACCCAGAGCCCCGAGCTGCTCATGGCCGCCACCGAGGACAAGCTGCACCAGAGCTACCGTGCGCAGGCCATGCCCGAGACCGATCGGCTCGTGCGCGCCCTGCGGGCCGAGGGGTTCGCCGCCGTCGTGTCGGGGGCGGGGCCGAGCGTCCTCGTGCTCGCCGACGGCCCGGGTCGGCGCCTGGAGGCCGCGCGGCTGGCGGCGTCTGTCGTCGACACCCCGTGGGAGGCGCACATGCTCGCCGTCGATGTGCGGGGTGGTACAGTGAGGGGCAACGCGGGGGGTTCCACGTTCCGAACGTGA
- the thrC gene encoding threonine synthase yields the protein MAHLWRGVLREYADRLGVTDASTVVTLGEGGTPLLPAPALSRRTGADVWVKFEGMNPTGSFKDRGMTVALSRAVEHGAKAVICASTGNTSASAAAYAAHAGITAAVLVPEGKIAMGKLSQAVAHDGRLIQIRGNFDDCLEIARELADHYPVHLVNSVNPDRIEGQKTAAYEVVEVLGDAPDFHIIPVGNAGNYTAYSRGYREEAERGVATRVPRMFGFQAEGSAPLVRGEVVRNPETVASAIRIGNPASWELALEAQAATDGYFGAIDDARILAAQKLLAGEVGIFVEPASAISVAGLLDRAEAGVIPAGARVVLTVTGHGLKDPQWALRNADGTDVQPTVVDAATSEVASVLGLVPVTAA from the coding sequence ATGGCCCACCTCTGGCGCGGAGTGCTCCGCGAATACGCCGATCGGCTCGGGGTCACCGACGCCTCGACGGTCGTCACCCTCGGCGAGGGTGGCACGCCGCTGCTGCCCGCGCCCGCGCTCTCGCGCCGCACCGGCGCCGACGTGTGGGTGAAGTTCGAGGGCATGAATCCGACCGGATCCTTCAAGGACCGCGGCATGACCGTCGCGCTCTCGCGGGCCGTCGAGCACGGCGCGAAGGCGGTCATCTGTGCGTCGACGGGCAACACGTCGGCGTCGGCCGCCGCCTATGCCGCGCACGCGGGCATCACCGCGGCCGTGCTCGTGCCCGAGGGCAAGATCGCGATGGGCAAGCTCAGCCAGGCCGTCGCCCACGACGGCCGCCTGATCCAGATCCGCGGCAATTTCGACGACTGCCTCGAGATCGCGCGGGAGCTCGCCGACCACTATCCGGTGCACCTCGTGAACTCGGTCAACCCCGACCGCATCGAGGGCCAGAAGACGGCGGCGTACGAGGTCGTGGAGGTGCTCGGCGACGCGCCCGACTTCCACATCATCCCCGTGGGCAACGCGGGCAACTACACCGCCTACTCGCGCGGCTACCGCGAGGAGGCCGAGCGCGGCGTCGCCACGCGCGTTCCCCGCATGTTCGGCTTCCAGGCCGAGGGGTCCGCCCCGCTCGTGCGCGGCGAGGTCGTGCGCAACCCCGAGACGGTCGCCAGCGCCATCCGCATCGGCAACCCCGCCTCGTGGGAGCTCGCGCTCGAGGCGCAGGCCGCCACCGACGGCTACTTCGGCGCCATCGACGACGCCCGCATCCTCGCCGCGCAGAAGCTCCTCGCGGGCGAGGTCGGCATCTTCGTCGAGCCGGCGTCGGCGATCTCGGTGGCGGGCCTGCTCGACCGCGCCGAGGCGGGCGTCATCCCCGCCGGCGCGCGCGTCGTCCTCACCGTCACCGGTCATGGCCTGAAGGACCCGCAGTGGGCCCTGCGCAACGCCGACGGCACCGACGTGCAGCCGACGGTCGTGGATGCGGCGACCTCCGAGGTCGCCTCCGTGCTGGGACTCGTCCCCGTCACCGCGGCATGA